A region from the Geobacter benzoatilyticus genome encodes:
- a CDS encoding PaaI family thioesterase, which produces MQVNDDNHCFICGDHNPIGLHAVFTTDPEKGRAETRVRIPEHFQGWQGIVHGGILSALLDEICAQACMARGLQVVTSEMRLRYRKPVPTGTEITVIGEIVRDRRRLIDVRGIIELEGETMTEADVIMFRTAG; this is translated from the coding sequence ATGCAGGTAAACGACGACAACCACTGCTTCATTTGCGGCGATCACAATCCCATCGGCCTTCACGCCGTTTTCACGACCGACCCGGAGAAAGGCCGGGCCGAGACCCGCGTCCGGATTCCGGAGCATTTTCAGGGATGGCAGGGGATAGTCCACGGGGGCATCCTCTCGGCCCTGCTGGACGAAATATGCGCCCAGGCCTGCATGGCCCGCGGGCTCCAGGTGGTGACCAGCGAAATGCGCCTGCGCTACCGCAAACCGGTCCCAACCGGTACCGAGATAACGGTAATCGGCGAGATAGTCCGCGACCGGCGCCGGCTCATTGACGTGCGGGGGATAATTGAGCTGGAAGGCGAGACAATGACCGAGGCCGACGTCATTATGTTCAGGACGGCGGGATAA